In one window of Gossypium hirsutum isolate 1008001.06 chromosome A01, Gossypium_hirsutum_v2.1, whole genome shotgun sequence DNA:
- the LOC107917270 gene encoding uncharacterized protein, whose protein sequence is MAKAGAFICLLIVTLDFAAGFLSIQAHITKDKPNNKAFKLGLIAVVLLASSHIFTKLLGGCMCMCCTEKLEKSSANRKFWFGCLVLSWIVVAVGFPSLVIGMMENAKLKGSCLVLHHYFLFVGGILCFVHGILSVGLYISANVSFQNEVAVG, encoded by the exons ATGGCAAAAGCTGGTGCTTTTATTTGTCTGCTGATTGTTACTCTAGATTTTGCTGCTGGTTTTCTCAGCATCCAAGCACACATTACCAAAGACAAG CCAAATAATAAAGCCTTCAAGCTTGGGTTGATAGCAGTTGTTCTACTAGCTTCATCCCATATCTTCACAAAATTGCTTGGTGGCTGTATGTGTATGTGCTGCACTGAAAAGCTTGAGAAGTCATCTGCTAACAGGAAATTCTGGTTCGGCTGTCTCGTTCTTTCctg GATTGTAGTAGCAGTCGGATTTCCATCACTGGTAATAGGAATGATGGAGAATGCCAAATTAAAAGGGTCATGCCTGGTTTTGCATCACTATTTTCTATTTGTTGGAGGGATACTGTGCTTTGTTCATGGAATTTTAAGTGTTGGATTATATATTTCTGCAAATGTAAGCTTTCAAAATGAAGTAGCCGTCGGCTAG
- the LOC107917271 gene encoding uncharacterized protein, whose protein sequence is MQVLNIVRDFELQKMKETEIIKEYSEGLLNIANKVILLGISLANLRIVEKILVTAPEKFEATITTLENTKDIKEMKHKWQIKKKKISFFVVTCFISREIGESWLIDSGCTNHMTNDKDLFKELENTESKNVRIENDDYIVVKRKGTFIAITSCSRTKFITDVFYVPDIDQNLSSVGQLVEKGFKVKFMEKACVIEDATRQKVFEVKMTRRSFSLNPMHEEQ, encoded by the exons ATGCAAGTGTTGAATATTGTACGTGATTTTGAGCTACAGAAGATGAAGGAGACTGAGATAATCAAGGAGTATTCTGAAGGGCTCCTTAACATAGCTAATAAGGTCATATTGCTAGGTATATCTCTAGCAAATTTAAGAATTGTGGAGAAAATCCTTGTAACAGCACCTGAAAAGTTTGAGGCTACCATCACCACCTTAGAGAACACGAAGGATAT CAAGGAGATGAAGCACAAGTGGCAGATCAAGAAGAAGAAGATCAGTTTTTTTGTTGTAACTTGTTTCATTAGCCGTGAAATAGGTGAAAGCTGGCTCATTGATAGTGGTTGCACTAATCATATGACAAATGACAAAGATTTGTTCAAAGAACTGGAGAATACCGAGTCCAAGAATGTCAGAATTGAGAACGATGACTACATTGTAGTCAAAAGAAAGGGCACGTTTATAGCCATTACAAGTTGTTCACGTACCAAATTCATTACTGATGTTTTTTATGTACCTGATATTGATCAAAACCTGTCTAGTGTTGGTCAATTAGTAGAGAAGGGATTCAAAGTGAAGTTCATGGAAAAGGCATGTGTGATAGAGGATGCTACAAGACAGAAGGTGTTCGAAGTTAAGATGACAAGAAGGAGTTTTTCTCTTAATCCAATGCATGAGGAGCAATAA